In Candidatus Methylomirabilis tolerans, a single window of DNA contains:
- a CDS encoding radical SAM protein translates to MIGQLIETGCRATPGLGRWYLDHYVSIKRLEKQVRCQLGFPAPPSSVTLLVTYACNFGCEHCESTSHPMAERGLSFETIARLIREMREMGVKVLIISGGEPLVRPDLFEIIGVANRQGLKVLLCTNGSLVEQRWEQLASAQLDCIFTSVDGLEETNDRFRHHPGAFKQTFRALELFQTMGVRSRMVNTMVHPDNLEELEELGDWIMDSAATVWRIALALPSGRARGLERFCLTDDQIRLVLRFIRDRRTHFPVYLSEEVGYVGPWALQVRSKPFSSGDGLSHFAIMPTGDVIGSGVLHDATYSEGNVKEQSLKEIWHHGFQRYRQPTLPQDCYACRHVHACGGGTFGMRVGDRHCNKRLWEKGGNT, encoded by the coding sequence ATGATCGGGCAGCTCATCGAAACAGGGTGCCGTGCCACACCCGGTCTTGGTCGCTGGTACCTGGATCACTATGTCAGCATCAAGCGACTCGAAAAGCAGGTCCGTTGTCAACTGGGATTCCCCGCCCCCCCTTCCTCAGTCACGCTCCTCGTCACCTATGCCTGCAACTTCGGCTGCGAACACTGCGAATCGACCTCTCATCCCATGGCCGAGCGGGGGCTTTCGTTCGAAACCATCGCCCGACTGATTCGGGAGATGAGGGAAATGGGGGTTAAGGTCCTGATCATCTCGGGGGGCGAACCGCTCGTCCGGCCCGATCTATTCGAGATTATCGGAGTGGCCAATCGACAGGGCTTGAAAGTGCTCCTATGTACTAACGGCAGCCTGGTGGAGCAGCGATGGGAACAACTGGCGAGCGCACAACTGGACTGCATCTTTACCAGCGTCGATGGCCTGGAGGAAACCAATGATCGGTTCCGGCACCATCCGGGAGCCTTCAAGCAGACGTTTCGAGCTCTCGAGCTGTTCCAAACGATGGGCGTCAGAAGCCGGATGGTCAATACGATGGTACACCCTGACAACCTCGAGGAACTGGAGGAGCTTGGCGACTGGATCATGGATTCGGCTGCAACGGTCTGGCGGATCGCTCTGGCGCTTCCGTCAGGGAGGGCCAGGGGACTGGAGCGCTTCTGCCTTACCGATGATCAGATCCGTTTAGTCCTGCGATTCATTCGGGATCGGCGTACACATTTCCCTGTATATCTGAGTGAGGAGGTTGGGTACGTTGGGCCGTGGGCCCTACAGGTTCGATCGAAGCCGTTCAGCTCCGGCGATGGGTTGAGTCACTTCGCCATCATGCCGACCGGCGATGTGATCGGATCGGGGGTGCTCCATGATGCCACCTACTCCGAAGGCAACGTCAAGGAACAGAGCCTGAAGGAAATTTGGCACCATGGCTTTCAGCGGTATCGGCAGCCGACCCTGCCCCAGGACTGTTATGCGTGCCGCCACGTGCACGCCTGTGGGGGCGGGACATTCGGAATGCGCGTGGGTGACCGTCACTGCAACAAACGACTCTGGGAAAAAGGAGGAAACACATGA